The following proteins are encoded in a genomic region of Hoeflea phototrophica DFL-43:
- a CDS encoding SH3 domain-containing protein, whose product MSNGHGSKKALVGACLFVFISGTAMAQNNSYGQQLQGQPLQGQPLQGQPLQGQPPQGQPLQGQQGNQQQAQQVQLRAVNAFNEAVDVYRVNPSTNQPEPIGQIAPGQSRDLTTATGASWIFGINRTPVMNYRIQPGAYQEITIAPQGQQRSPLILAQPPVAGGQALQGQQAPQVSSIPPGLATSTLTMDSCMAGALTDQAMREICAYLDVLKASNPLAYQLYEQQALARRQVNPQQGQGNKNFSNQNLNPAPPIQQQGNFPEAASWGGIVRSGPTMESQRLDSLSEGEPITLLQNTGVDMGGYPWFQIRYRDGRGGYQWGGIICGRSQLIPGTYETCR is encoded by the coding sequence ATGTCTAACGGACATGGTTCCAAAAAAGCGCTTGTCGGTGCGTGTCTTTTTGTATTCATCTCGGGCACGGCGATGGCACAAAACAACAGTTATGGTCAGCAACTCCAAGGCCAGCCTTTACAAGGTCAACCCTTGCAGGGCCAGCCTCTACAAGGTCAACCACCGCAGGGCCAACCGTTGCAAGGCCAGCAAGGTAATCAACAGCAAGCACAGCAAGTCCAGTTACGGGCCGTTAACGCGTTCAATGAGGCCGTCGACGTATATCGCGTCAACCCTTCGACCAATCAGCCCGAACCCATAGGGCAGATTGCGCCAGGACAAAGCCGGGACCTCACAACCGCCACCGGTGCATCTTGGATTTTCGGCATCAATCGCACACCGGTTATGAATTACCGGATTCAGCCTGGTGCCTATCAAGAAATAACAATTGCCCCGCAGGGCCAGCAACGATCACCGCTTATTCTCGCTCAGCCGCCGGTAGCCGGTGGACAAGCGTTGCAGGGCCAGCAGGCACCGCAAGTTTCATCCATACCGCCCGGGTTGGCGACATCGACCTTGACGATGGACTCCTGCATGGCCGGCGCGCTTACTGATCAGGCGATGCGGGAGATCTGTGCATATCTTGATGTCCTAAAAGCCTCCAACCCTCTTGCCTATCAGCTTTATGAGCAGCAGGCCTTGGCCCGCCGCCAAGTTAATCCCCAGCAAGGGCAAGGTAACAAGAATTTCTCAAATCAAAATCTAAATCCCGCTCCGCCAATCCAGCAACAGGGTAATTTCCCAGAAGCAGCTTCTTGGGGCGGCATTGTTCGTAGCGGTCCGACCATGGAGTCGCAACGCCTCGATAGTCTTTCGGAAGGAGAGCCGATCACGCTTTTACAAAACACGGGCGTTGATATGGGCGGCTACCCTTGGTTTCAAATCCGCTATCGCGATGGGCGCGGCGGCTATCAATGGGGTGGAATTATTTGCGGTCGCTCGCAGCTAATTCCAGGCACATATGAAACCTGTCGCTAA
- a CDS encoding IS6 family transposase, whose amino-acid sequence MNPNPNPTPDVTTLRYKRHRFPAEIIAHAVWLYFRFPLSLRHVEDLLAERGIEVSFQTVAEWAGKFGQHYARSIRRRSRGSFADKWHLDEMVVAIKGKKYWLWRAVDADGYVLDALIQSRRNKKAALRLMRKLLKGQCVTPRVMITDKLRSYDAAKRKIMPGVEHRSHKGLNNRAENSHLVVRRRERGMIRFKSAGQCQRFVSVHGQIANLFRLHRDRKSAAEHRKLRNATMNTWREIALATAA is encoded by the coding sequence ATGAACCCGAACCCGAACCCGACGCCCGATGTAACGACGCTGCGCTATAAGCGTCATCGTTTTCCTGCTGAGATCATAGCGCATGCGGTGTGGCTCTACTTCCGCTTTCCGCTGAGCTTGCGTCATGTCGAAGATTTGCTGGCTGAACGCGGCATTGAAGTCTCGTTCCAGACTGTCGCGGAATGGGCTGGCAAGTTTGGCCAGCACTATGCCCGGTCCATCCGGCGGCGTTCGAGGGGAAGTTTTGCCGACAAATGGCATCTGGACGAGATGGTCGTTGCCATCAAGGGCAAGAAATACTGGCTGTGGCGCGCCGTCGACGCAGATGGTTATGTTCTCGATGCCCTGATTCAGAGCCGCCGGAACAAGAAGGCGGCCCTTCGGCTGATGCGAAAGCTACTGAAGGGCCAGTGCGTCACGCCGCGTGTCATGATCACTGACAAGCTCAGATCCTACGACGCAGCCAAAAGGAAAATCATGCCCGGTGTCGAGCATCGTTCGCATAAGGGTTTGAATAACCGGGCGGAGAATTCGCATCTGGTTGTGCGACGACGAGAACGAGGTATGATCCGGTTTAAGTCGGCAGGACAATGCCAGCGCTTTGTCTCCGTTCATGGCCAGATCGCCAACCTCTTCCGTCTTCACCGCGACCGGAAGAGCGCTGCTGAACATCGCAAACTGCGAAACGCCACCATGAATACGTGGCGCGAAATCGCCTTGGCGACCGCGGCATAG
- a CDS encoding xanthine dehydrogenase family protein molybdopterin-binding subunit produces the protein MKAKDEFNRLVQGNGNYTDDLIASRPEAMHVSFVRSPVAHARITGIDTGDAADQPEVIAVFTADDFPDLNSFPASAFHPLVGNGGFKPAPRPAIAADRVRFVGEIVALVIARTRAGAEAAAEMVMIDYDELPPVIGWDPAADAVDLHDGIPGNLAMDVGFGHEAELTDRFSQAACIVEAAVELPRVVANPMEPRSAIATHDPVTGRYHLWAPHQGVPEMQTVLAAVLGVAEKSVAVESVDVGGAFGARGAPYPEHALLMAAAERIGDTLAWQGQRVEGFMSDAQGRGNRLTGKLALDDNGRFVAIDVIYEADLGAYATPVGALINLKNPAPCITGAYQIPVARMRVVQRYTNAVPTGPYRGAGRPDIACLVERLVDKAAMTTGFDRLTLREVNLVPASAMPWKTPLASEYDSGDYHDLMRRAAELSQWDEFEHRRQASQREGKLRGIGMAVFVEIAGGGPVPQDQVKLALYIGDDSKLRIDCRILGHSSGQGPTTVFSQLVADHLGCRPQDVSILYDNGQSGLAGAGAFASRSASIIGTAIARACEAARTELTGIAADVAGLASNGMHLEDGVFRVAGGNVCSLEDVLATGVQQKGKFAYIGTADRHETYPSGAHVAEIEIDPATGEIEVVRYTAVDDCGTVLSEQLAEAQIQGGIVQGLGEALGEMAAFDDSGQLLSASFMDYRMPRALDVPNLTVEFQGSPSPRNVLGVKGVGEAGLTGALAATFNAIHHALRGKADKAALQMPFTSNKVWQAING, from the coding sequence ATGAAGGCAAAAGACGAGTTCAACAGACTTGTCCAGGGCAACGGAAACTACACCGACGATCTGATTGCCTCCCGCCCCGAAGCCATGCATGTGAGCTTCGTCAGATCGCCCGTGGCCCATGCAAGGATCACCGGGATCGATACGGGAGATGCCGCTGATCAGCCGGAGGTGATCGCGGTTTTCACTGCCGATGATTTTCCGGACCTCAATTCCTTTCCGGCCAGTGCTTTCCATCCGCTTGTTGGCAACGGTGGCTTCAAGCCGGCACCCCGGCCGGCCATAGCCGCTGACCGCGTGCGATTTGTTGGCGAGATTGTTGCGTTGGTGATCGCACGGACCCGCGCTGGTGCAGAGGCCGCTGCGGAAATGGTGATGATCGACTATGACGAGCTTCCGCCGGTTATCGGCTGGGATCCTGCCGCCGATGCGGTCGATCTCCATGATGGAATACCCGGCAATCTGGCGATGGATGTGGGCTTCGGTCATGAGGCTGAACTCACAGATCGCTTTTCGCAGGCCGCCTGCATCGTCGAAGCTGCTGTCGAGCTGCCTCGGGTGGTTGCCAATCCGATGGAGCCGCGCAGCGCCATTGCAACTCATGATCCGGTCACCGGTCGGTATCATCTCTGGGCGCCGCACCAGGGGGTGCCGGAAATGCAGACGGTGCTTGCCGCAGTTCTGGGCGTGGCGGAGAAATCGGTTGCCGTCGAAAGCGTGGATGTCGGCGGTGCTTTCGGTGCGCGCGGCGCGCCCTATCCCGAACATGCACTCCTGATGGCGGCCGCAGAACGGATCGGTGACACGCTGGCTTGGCAGGGTCAGCGTGTCGAGGGTTTCATGTCTGATGCCCAAGGCCGAGGAAATCGCCTCACGGGCAAACTCGCCCTGGACGATAACGGCCGCTTTGTCGCTATCGATGTGATCTACGAGGCCGATCTCGGCGCGTATGCGACACCCGTCGGCGCGCTCATCAATCTGAAGAATCCGGCGCCCTGTATCACAGGAGCCTATCAGATTCCTGTTGCCCGGATGCGGGTTGTCCAGCGTTACACCAACGCGGTGCCCACGGGTCCGTATCGCGGAGCCGGCCGTCCGGACATTGCCTGCCTGGTTGAAAGACTGGTCGACAAGGCAGCCATGACGACCGGGTTTGACCGCCTAACCCTTCGCGAAGTCAATCTGGTTCCTGCATCCGCTATGCCCTGGAAGACCCCGCTCGCCTCGGAATATGATTCCGGCGATTACCACGACCTCATGCGGCGTGCTGCGGAACTCTCGCAGTGGGACGAATTCGAGCACCGGCGGCAGGCTTCACAGCGAGAGGGCAAGCTGCGCGGCATCGGCATGGCAGTCTTTGTAGAAATTGCCGGTGGCGGCCCGGTGCCTCAGGATCAGGTAAAGCTAGCGCTCTACATTGGGGACGATTCGAAACTTCGGATCGACTGCAGGATCCTCGGGCACTCTTCGGGCCAGGGTCCAACCACGGTTTTCTCGCAGTTGGTTGCCGACCATCTCGGCTGTCGTCCGCAGGATGTTTCCATCCTCTATGACAACGGCCAATCGGGTCTTGCCGGTGCCGGTGCATTCGCCTCGCGGTCGGCCTCGATTATCGGGACCGCCATTGCACGAGCATGCGAGGCGGCCCGAACGGAACTGACGGGAATTGCCGCCGACGTGGCAGGTCTGGCGTCGAACGGCATGCATCTCGAGGACGGCGTCTTTCGGGTGGCTGGCGGGAATGTGTGCTCTCTCGAAGATGTGCTCGCGACCGGTGTCCAGCAGAAGGGTAAGTTTGCCTACATAGGCACCGCGGATCGCCACGAGACTTACCCCTCTGGCGCTCATGTGGCAGAGATCGAGATCGACCCTGCAACCGGCGAGATCGAGGTCGTGCGATACACTGCGGTTGACGATTGCGGGACGGTGCTTTCCGAACAGCTCGCCGAGGCTCAGATCCAAGGCGGGATCGTGCAGGGGTTGGGCGAAGCGCTTGGCGAGATGGCTGCCTTCGACGACAGCGGCCAATTACTCAGTGCCAGCTTCATGGACTACCGGATGCCCCGGGCGCTGGATGTCCCCAACCTCACGGTGGAATTCCAAGGCAGCCCGTCGCCACGCAATGTCCTGGGCGTCAAGGGGGTCGGCGAAGCCGGTCTGACCGGCGCCCTAGCCGCCACCTTCAATGCGATTCATCACGCACTTCGAGGAAAGGCCGACAAAGCGGCCCTCCAGATGCCGTTCACCTCCAACAAGGTTTGGCAGGCCATCAATGGCTGA
- a CDS encoding amidohydrolase family protein: MIIDAHTHTLCPAVNEKVAGTIKPDSVPYQRDMSPESKEQDHTQFPELKIMFNQVERRLADMARMGIDRQVIAPAPGQQHYWAEPKLLAEISALQNDHVAELVARAPDRFAGIGTLPMTDPDAAVAEITRATRELGLRVFQIDSRVMERELSDASLDPIYAALEAAGAGLMIHPLGFSNGERLTPFFMVNSVAQPLEELLAFNHLVFGGVLDRFPKLKVYIAHGGGFAPFYIGRFDHAWKVRPEVNRLTPSAPSTYLRRIYFDTCVYRTDHIETLVRTVGADRVMLGSDYPFDMGDTDPLGLLNACQGLSDDEKATISSKVAIDFFGLET, translated from the coding sequence ATGATCATCGATGCACACACCCACACGCTCTGTCCCGCCGTCAATGAAAAGGTGGCCGGCACGATCAAGCCCGACAGCGTGCCGTACCAGCGCGACATGTCACCTGAAAGCAAGGAACAGGATCATACCCAGTTCCCCGAGCTCAAGATCATGTTCAACCAGGTTGAGCGCCGGCTTGCCGACATGGCGCGGATGGGCATCGACCGCCAGGTGATCGCCCCGGCTCCGGGCCAGCAACACTATTGGGCCGAGCCCAAATTGCTGGCCGAAATCTCGGCGCTCCAGAACGACCATGTCGCCGAACTCGTCGCCAGGGCGCCCGACCGCTTTGCGGGCATCGGCACGTTGCCCATGACAGATCCCGATGCAGCCGTAGCCGAGATAACACGCGCCACACGCGAGCTTGGCCTCCGCGTCTTCCAGATCGACAGCCGGGTGATGGAGCGGGAACTCTCTGACGCCTCGCTTGATCCGATCTACGCGGCACTGGAAGCTGCCGGCGCCGGCCTGATGATCCATCCGCTGGGCTTTTCAAATGGTGAACGCCTGACGCCCTTCTTCATGGTCAATTCGGTCGCCCAGCCGCTCGAAGAACTTCTGGCCTTCAACCATCTGGTCTTCGGCGGGGTTCTTGACCGGTTTCCCAAATTGAAGGTCTATATCGCTCACGGCGGAGGGTTTGCGCCGTTTTACATCGGTCGTTTCGACCATGCCTGGAAAGTGCGCCCCGAGGTCAACCGGCTGACCCCGTCCGCGCCCTCAACCTATTTGCGCCGCATCTATTTTGACACCTGCGTCTACCGTACCGACCACATCGAAACACTGGTCCGGACCGTTGGCGCCGACCGTGTCATGCTTGGCAGTGACTACCCGTTCGACATGGGAGACACGGATCCGCTTGGCCTTCTCAACGCCTGCCAAGGGCTGAGTGATGATGAGAAGGCAACCATCTCCTCGAAAGTCGCCATAGATTTCTTCGGTCTTGAGACATGA
- a CDS encoding OsmC family protein, with amino-acid sequence MEIKKKPLISVRLEAHCPTMSLTEIRTRNHSFVIDEPPYRHGTDVGPTPLETMLGALMSCTHVIAARIAHERGVTLEFAKMSCHGLLDHRGIDKEADVPVPFPKIELDITAKTDMDSATLEDFKVELEQRCPMSVILRQAGSEIVQNWTFQPVVAK; translated from the coding sequence ATGGAAATTAAAAAGAAGCCCCTGATCAGTGTCCGGCTTGAAGCGCATTGCCCGACCATGAGCCTGACGGAAATCCGGACGCGCAATCATTCCTTCGTGATTGACGAACCTCCCTACCGGCATGGGACCGATGTCGGCCCGACGCCGCTTGAAACCATGCTCGGCGCCCTGATGAGCTGCACCCATGTGATTGCAGCGCGCATCGCCCATGAGCGCGGCGTCACCCTGGAGTTTGCGAAAATGAGCTGCCACGGGCTGCTCGATCACCGCGGCATCGACAAGGAGGCGGATGTGCCGGTGCCGTTTCCGAAGATCGAGCTCGATATAACGGCGAAAACCGATATGGATTCGGCAACGCTCGAGGATTTCAAGGTCGAACTCGAACAACGCTGCCCGATGTCCGTCATCCTGCGTCAGGCAGGCAGTGAAATTGTGCAGAACTGGACATTCCAGCCGGTGGTGGCGAAATGA
- a CDS encoding aldolase/citrate lyase family protein — protein MSAAFDASIENGTLLVAVNPGLSPVPDAMDGANALFIDCEGTGLGMVRSAKMVEDAKDRRLISMIRTDGLGPVAIGAALSAKPDVLVLPQVTTEQSLKDCMAHIGSENVGVIAQVETVEAVDCLEALMRVDEVSAFLIGPNDLATAMGHPGQPTHPEVVAAVDRVARRLSAAGKAFGLPALTKAAAEMWKARGAQLLYVPLAAFQTMELKYGN, from the coding sequence TTGTCAGCGGCATTCGACGCGAGCATCGAAAACGGCACCCTTCTGGTTGCGGTCAATCCGGGCCTTTCGCCGGTGCCTGACGCGATGGATGGCGCCAACGCACTGTTCATCGATTGTGAGGGCACAGGGCTCGGCATGGTGCGATCCGCCAAGATGGTGGAGGACGCCAAAGACCGGCGCCTGATCTCGATGATCCGTACGGACGGACTTGGACCCGTGGCCATCGGCGCGGCCTTGTCTGCCAAACCCGATGTGCTGGTCCTGCCGCAGGTGACTACCGAGCAAAGCCTCAAGGATTGCATGGCGCATATCGGTTCTGAGAATGTGGGCGTGATTGCGCAAGTCGAAACTGTGGAAGCGGTGGACTGCCTTGAAGCCCTGATGCGGGTTGACGAAGTCTCGGCCTTTCTTATCGGCCCCAACGACCTTGCAACGGCCATGGGGCATCCCGGCCAGCCGACGCACCCCGAAGTGGTCGCCGCCGTCGACCGCGTCGCCAGGAGGCTATCCGCCGCCGGCAAGGCTTTTGGTTTGCCGGCCCTCACGAAGGCGGCGGCCGAGATGTGGAAGGCACGCGGCGCGCAGCTCCTCTACGTGCCTCTGGCTGCGTTCCAGACAATGGAGTTGAAGTATGGAAATTAA
- a CDS encoding cysteine hydrolase family protein, which translates to MTATSMNFGVDTPKAAVIAIDCHRGHLDPEVATMPVAADVADAVIAANKALMDRARAAGIPVIHLVTRYRDAQEIRANAFWRTRAEDPGNTRKNVLRHNLDGMPGCTVMPQLREPEDRVVDTKKRYDCFLGTDLDFHLRAHGINTLIITGVNTNSCVLATVTAANVRDYAVIVASDCVQTMDAPELHDAGLLCIRTAFGWTMTNEEIYTLQDLGFGSEG; encoded by the coding sequence ATGACCGCGACAAGCATGAATTTTGGTGTCGATACTCCAAAGGCCGCCGTGATCGCGATCGACTGTCATCGCGGTCATCTGGATCCGGAAGTCGCGACCATGCCGGTTGCGGCAGATGTGGCGGACGCGGTGATCGCTGCCAACAAGGCGCTGATGGACCGTGCCCGCGCGGCCGGTATTCCCGTCATCCATCTTGTGACCCGCTACCGGGACGCTCAGGAAATCCGTGCAAACGCTTTCTGGCGCACGCGGGCCGAAGATCCGGGCAACACGCGAAAGAACGTGCTCAGGCACAATCTTGACGGCATGCCCGGATGCACGGTCATGCCCCAGCTTCGTGAGCCGGAGGACCGCGTTGTTGACACCAAGAAGCGCTATGACTGCTTTTTGGGAACGGATCTTGATTTTCATCTGCGGGCGCATGGCATCAACACGCTCATCATCACCGGGGTGAACACCAATTCCTGTGTGCTGGCCACGGTGACAGCGGCCAATGTCCGCGACTATGCGGTCATTGTTGCCAGCGACTGCGTGCAGACGATGGACGCGCCGGAACTTCACGATGCCGGATTGCTCTGCATTCGCACGGCGTTCGGCTGGACCATGACCAACGAGGAAATCTACACCCTGCAGGATCTGGGGTTCGGATCGGAAGGCTAG
- a CDS encoding alpha/beta hydrolase family protein, protein MSNPVPENAIDIVSDNLNPHYEPMGWHHWPEHPWLTYQFRRGLGETQEGGGAVSECFLAASRMIPGDYDSWNREWMRVADQNWERGLEAEGRGHIRTAMNCFLRAADYYRQAEFYLEPDAADRLPTFEKMEACSHKFISYLNPPGEVVDIPYEPGKPICGYFIRTPHPGDKMPVLICFGGLDSIKDEMWFMQAHGALQRGISVLMVDLPGQGGTLRRHGLAARHDTEVPVGACIDWLLERDDVDPDRIACCGSSMGGYYAARAACYEHRLAACVAHGAIWSVHEMWGDKDESFGLAMHIKWVMGEDTMAVALERSRDFALEGHLEHMQCPLLVLHGGHDVLTVSAATQVHEHAVEKGINSTLRLLQPDETGAEHCQHDNPTIGQEILNDWLADVFGIDQQALLKTGWNPLI, encoded by the coding sequence ATGAGCAACCCGGTCCCGGAGAATGCGATCGATATCGTCAGTGACAATCTCAATCCGCATTACGAACCCATGGGCTGGCATCACTGGCCCGAGCATCCCTGGCTGACCTATCAGTTTCGTCGCGGGCTTGGCGAAACCCAGGAAGGCGGCGGCGCGGTCTCGGAGTGCTTTCTGGCCGCGAGCCGGATGATTCCGGGAGATTATGACAGCTGGAACCGCGAGTGGATGCGCGTTGCCGACCAGAACTGGGAACGCGGACTGGAGGCCGAGGGCAGGGGCCACATTCGCACAGCGATGAACTGCTTTCTGCGCGCCGCTGATTATTACCGTCAGGCCGAGTTCTATCTGGAGCCCGACGCAGCCGACCGGCTGCCGACATTCGAGAAAATGGAGGCCTGCAGCCACAAGTTCATCAGCTATCTCAATCCCCCCGGTGAAGTGGTCGACATTCCCTATGAGCCGGGAAAGCCTATCTGCGGCTATTTCATCAGGACACCCCATCCCGGCGACAAGATGCCGGTGCTGATCTGCTTTGGTGGCCTGGATTCAATCAAGGACGAGATGTGGTTCATGCAGGCGCATGGCGCATTGCAGCGCGGGATATCTGTTCTGATGGTCGATCTTCCCGGCCAGGGAGGCACGCTCCGCCGTCACGGACTGGCAGCCCGGCACGACACCGAGGTTCCGGTTGGCGCCTGCATAGACTGGCTGCTTGAGCGCGATGACGTGGACCCGGACAGGATTGCCTGTTGCGGCTCGTCCATGGGCGGCTACTATGCGGCGCGCGCCGCCTGTTACGAACACCGCCTTGCCGCCTGCGTGGCGCATGGAGCGATCTGGTCAGTTCACGAAATGTGGGGTGACAAGGACGAGAGCTTCGGTCTCGCCATGCACATCAAATGGGTGATGGGCGAAGACACCATGGCCGTCGCCCTCGAAAGGTCACGGGATTTCGCCCTCGAAGGTCATCTCGAACACATGCAATGCCCGCTTCTCGTCCTGCATGGCGGGCATGACGTGCTGACCGTTTCTGCTGCGACACAGGTTCACGAACATGCGGTCGAAAAGGGGATCAACTCGACCCTGCGGCTGCTCCAGCCCGACGAGACGGGCGCAGAACATTGCCAGCACGACAATCCCACAATCGGTCAGGAAATCCTCAACGACTGGCTCGCTGACGTGTTCGGAATCGACCAGCAAGCGTTGCTCAAGACCGGATGGAACCCGCTGATATGA
- a CDS encoding amidase has protein sequence MSIKDKMAPAAHGFDPTSEAWALYGGLVEATLSSVDGMLASVPADAVELPAGKMGKSAPVPSEIGYGPRGTGDLCDLVAQLTSGETSPTKEVAAALERASARDNAYHGVIALEADRAMADAEKLEAKPSAERGILAGAPYARKDLFKREGYRAENGALIFKGQIADNTSTVIERLDAAGGIDIGRLAMAELAMSPTGFNAHTKHPRNPWNPAHVTGGSSSGSAVAVAAGYVRFALGTDTGGSIRHPAAMSGLTGIKPTANRVSRAGVWPLSWSLDCVGPLARSARDCGLVLDLISGLDPRDTSAGSVATARPPLTGDLSGKTIAVPKGYYFETVTPAVKASLDAAIETFKSAGATIVETAGPAMTAVNTMAHLVLAVEASAQLAPHFTDPDCSIGRQVRDRLEPGMFYSGIHYATALRVRATLRGKWIAEAMEGADIAFIPAIACEVPTIEETTQGDPKLVSAAIAKLTHTTRGINYLGLPALVAPCGEDAKGLPIAFQLVGRPDDEASLIEIADAFQLKTDWHTRTPTDRSIS, from the coding sequence ATGAGCATCAAAGACAAAATGGCGCCTGCGGCGCATGGTTTCGATCCGACGTCCGAAGCTTGGGCGCTCTATGGCGGGCTGGTCGAGGCGACGCTCTCGAGCGTTGACGGGATGCTTGCATCGGTCCCCGCAGACGCCGTGGAGCTGCCGGCCGGCAAAATGGGCAAGTCCGCGCCGGTCCCATCCGAAATCGGATACGGCCCGCGCGGAACCGGCGATCTTTGCGATCTCGTCGCGCAGCTGACATCGGGTGAGACAAGTCCAACAAAGGAAGTGGCTGCGGCCCTTGAGCGGGCTTCGGCACGTGACAACGCGTATCACGGCGTGATTGCGCTCGAAGCTGACCGGGCGATGGCGGACGCGGAAAAACTCGAAGCCAAACCATCGGCCGAGCGCGGCATTCTCGCCGGGGCGCCCTATGCGCGGAAAGATCTCTTCAAGCGCGAGGGGTACAGAGCCGAGAACGGGGCCCTGATTTTCAAGGGCCAGATTGCCGACAACACCTCCACGGTGATTGAACGCCTGGACGCGGCGGGCGGCATTGATATAGGCCGGCTGGCGATGGCAGAGCTTGCCATGAGCCCGACAGGCTTCAATGCCCATACCAAGCATCCGCGCAATCCCTGGAACCCGGCGCATGTGACTGGCGGCTCGTCCTCGGGTTCTGCAGTCGCGGTTGCAGCAGGCTATGTGCGGTTTGCGCTTGGCACCGATACCGGCGGATCAATCCGCCATCCGGCCGCGATGTCCGGCCTGACCGGGATCAAGCCGACCGCGAACCGCGTCAGCCGCGCCGGTGTCTGGCCGCTGTCCTGGAGTCTCGATTGTGTTGGTCCGCTCGCCCGGTCCGCACGGGATTGCGGCCTTGTTCTGGACCTGATTTCTGGACTTGATCCACGAGATACATCTGCGGGCTCAGTGGCAACCGCACGCCCGCCGCTGACTGGCGACCTGAGCGGAAAGACCATCGCCGTGCCGAAGGGCTATTACTTCGAGACCGTGACGCCGGCCGTAAAGGCCAGCCTGGATGCGGCGATCGAAACCTTCAAGAGTGCAGGCGCAACCATTGTTGAAACGGCCGGACCGGCTATGACGGCTGTCAACACGATGGCGCATCTCGTGCTCGCGGTCGAAGCATCGGCACAGCTTGCGCCGCATTTCACGGATCCCGATTGCAGCATCGGCCGGCAGGTGCGAGACCGGCTCGAGCCGGGCATGTTCTATTCCGGGATCCACTACGCGACCGCCTTGCGGGTCCGTGCGACGCTGCGCGGCAAGTGGATCGCAGAAGCCATGGAGGGAGCTGACATTGCTTTCATCCCGGCAATTGCCTGTGAAGTGCCGACCATCGAGGAAACCACGCAAGGTGACCCAAAGTTGGTATCCGCGGCCATTGCCAAGCTCACCCATACAACACGCGGCATAAACTACCTTGGTCTGCCGGCGCTCGTCGCACCGTGTGGAGAGGATGCCAAAGGGCTTCCGATTGCATTCCAGCTTGTTGGCCGCCCCGATGATGAGGCAAGCCTTATCGAGATCGCCGATGCCTTTCAGTTGAAGACCGACTGGCACACGCGCACCCCAACAGACAGGAGCATCTCATGA
- a CDS encoding polysaccharide deacetylase family protein, with amino-acid sequence MSKTPEERILYSAIVDRPPLKFDGETKLVVWPIVNLEVWEIQRAMARQVLPAPTGVSVQPDIPNWSWHEYGMRVGYWRLKALFDRMNITPTLSINANVCERYEQAAASARDAGWEFMGHSYVQMPTHALENEEENMVRSLDVCEKFTGKRPVGWLGPGLTETYASPDLMTKHGIKYTGDFVFDDEPCVLSTDNGPLVTLPYTVELNDIPMMIVQHHESSYFKTRIIDQFDRLYAESGERVKFLSFAIHPYISGVPHRIRYLEEAVEYMAGKPGVEFWTGEQIYDWFAAKSNLK; translated from the coding sequence ATGTCCAAGACGCCCGAAGAGAGGATACTCTATTCAGCGATTGTTGACCGTCCGCCGCTCAAGTTCGACGGTGAGACCAAACTGGTCGTCTGGCCGATCGTCAATCTTGAAGTGTGGGAAATCCAGCGGGCGATGGCTCGCCAGGTTCTGCCGGCGCCAACCGGCGTCTCGGTACAGCCCGATATTCCCAACTGGTCATGGCACGAGTACGGAATGCGCGTGGGTTACTGGCGCTTAAAGGCGCTGTTTGACCGCATGAACATCACCCCGACGCTGTCGATCAACGCCAATGTCTGCGAGCGTTACGAACAGGCGGCCGCCTCGGCCAGGGACGCCGGCTGGGAATTCATGGGCCATTCCTATGTTCAGATGCCCACCCATGCGCTTGAGAATGAAGAAGAGAACATGGTGCGCTCGCTGGATGTATGCGAGAAGTTCACCGGAAAACGGCCGGTGGGCTGGCTTGGACCAGGCCTAACGGAAACATATGCATCGCCCGATCTGATGACCAAGCACGGCATCAAATACACCGGTGATTTTGTGTTCGACGATGAACCCTGCGTGTTGAGCACCGACAACGGCCCGCTTGTCACGCTGCCCTATACCGTCGAACTCAACGACATCCCGATGATGATCGTCCAGCATCATGAAAGCAGCTACTTCAAGACCCGGATCATCGACCAGTTCGACCGGCTTTACGCCGAAAGCGGCGAGCGGGTTAAGTTCCTTTCCTTCGCCATCCACCCCTATATCAGCGGCGTTCCGCACCGCATCCGGTATCTTGAGGAAGCCGTCGAATACATGGCAGGCAAGCCGGGCGTGGAGTTCTGGACCGGAGAGCAGATTTATGACTGGTTTGCCGCGAAGTCGAACCTGAAATAG